Proteins encoded in a region of the Bacillus sp. T3 genome:
- a CDS encoding cobalt-precorrin-5B (C(1))-methyltransferase, with protein sequence MTEVQEKPQQKKLRQGYTTGACATAATKAALIALITNEPQTETTIYLPVGRFATFQIEGCEISANEKVSATVIKDGGDDPDATHGAEIIATVTWTNQPGISLDGGIGVGRVTKEGLPIQVGEAAINPVPRQKIAETAEQVLQEFAIEKGVQIVISVPDGVEIAKKTLNGRLGILGGISILGTRGIVVPFSTSAYKASIVQALNVARASGCEHVVITTGGRSEKYAMQKYPHLPEEAFIEMGDFVGFTLKQCKRVGLKRVSMVGMMGKFSKVAQGVMMVHSKSAEVDFSFLAKIAAEAGAPVEYYEKIIGANTASQVGDMMVAAEIHSFFAKLCEYCCSEALKEVGGGIEVSMTLYTLKGEFLGEAVRSGEINEDDWNRR encoded by the coding sequence ATGACCGAAGTTCAAGAGAAACCTCAGCAGAAAAAATTAAGACAAGGATATACGACTGGAGCCTGTGCGACTGCGGCGACAAAAGCAGCGCTTATAGCATTAATCACAAACGAGCCGCAAACAGAAACAACAATTTATCTACCTGTTGGCCGATTCGCAACCTTTCAAATTGAAGGCTGTGAAATCAGCGCCAATGAAAAGGTCTCGGCAACTGTGATTAAAGACGGCGGCGATGATCCCGATGCCACACACGGTGCTGAAATCATTGCAACGGTTACGTGGACCAACCAACCTGGAATTAGCTTGGATGGTGGGATTGGCGTTGGTCGAGTGACGAAAGAGGGTCTGCCCATTCAGGTAGGCGAAGCGGCCATCAATCCTGTACCACGGCAAAAGATTGCGGAAACCGCAGAACAAGTGCTTCAGGAGTTTGCCATTGAAAAAGGTGTGCAAATCGTGATTTCTGTACCAGATGGTGTGGAAATTGCGAAAAAAACACTGAATGGCCGCTTAGGGATATTGGGTGGAATTTCGATTTTAGGGACGCGTGGAATTGTCGTCCCATTTTCGACGTCAGCCTATAAAGCAAGCATCGTCCAAGCGTTGAATGTCGCACGGGCCAGTGGATGCGAGCATGTCGTCATCACAACAGGTGGGCGTAGCGAAAAGTATGCGATGCAGAAGTACCCTCACCTTCCTGAAGAGGCATTTATTGAGATGGGTGATTTTGTTGGGTTTACACTAAAACAGTGTAAACGGGTTGGCTTAAAACGTGTTTCAATGGTTGGGATGATGGGGAAATTTTCAAAGGTTGCCCAAGGTGTAATGATGGTTCACTCGAAAAGTGCAGAGGTTGATTTTTCTTTTTTAGCAAAAATTGCAGCGGAAGCAGGGGCGCCAGTGGAGTATTATGAAAAAATCATTGGAGCCAATACCGCTTCACAGGTTGGCGATATGATGGTTGCTGCTGAAATTCATTCTTTTTTTGCAAAGCTGTGCGAGTATTGCTGTAGTGAGGCATTAAAAGAGGTTGGCGGTGGAATCGAAGTGAGCATGACGCTATATACACTTAAGGGAGAATTTTTAGGGGAGGCGGTCCGCAGTGGGGAAATCAATGAAGATGATTGGAATCGGCGATGA